The following nucleotide sequence is from Roseivirga sp. BDSF3-8.
CAGGCATATGATATGCCTTAGACCCAACTTCATCCTGACTTAATGCCCAAATACTCTCCTGGGCCATGCTTAAGGGGTAATCTTCCGCTTCAGGAGCAAGGGGAACAGACGTAACTTCTTCATCAACAGAAAGAGCAGACAACAATTCGGCTTTATGTTGTCTTATTTCCTGTACAAGTTCTGGTGTAAGGACACCTTTAGCGGCTTTTACCTTTAGATCACCTCTCTGAACACTTAAAAAGATTCCGGCCTGCTTAAGTTTTTTTACTAGCTGAAGAATATTCATGAAGTTATTTGCTGGTCTTAGCTTATCTGTGATGATTAGATATAATTAATTAGACATTGCGACTAGTGTGCGCCTTTTTCCGGTAAAGGGTCTTCGACCGTGCCCTACCATAATGTTATCCAGTAATAGCAGGTCACCTTTCTGCCACGGAAAAGTCACAATACAGTCATCTATTACTTTCCTGATTGTATCCAGGTATTCAAGTGGAATGTCTGTCCCATCTCCAAATTGTGCATACAAAGGAAACTGGCTTGTGTCACCGCCATATAAGGTGAGCATGGCCTGGTACATTTCCACGCCGTTACTGCTTGGATGAAACTCGTCGGCCTGATTGAACCATACTTTACAACCATGCACCGGATGCGTTATAACTGCATCTTTCACATCTCTAATCCAAAGGTTGTCCGTTCCGTCAGTCCATCGAAATTCCATGCCTGCATTTCGCATCATATCTTCAGCTTCTGCCGGATCGGTAGTTTCAAAAGTGTCCATCCATGAGACACCTACACCGTTGCCCCCATGAAGATTACGGATGTATGCTACACCTTTCTGTTCAAACTCATTCCTGATATATTCAGGCAGGTTTTCATAGATCATTCTACTATTGGCAAGAGGGGTTTCGCCACCAGTCTCTGCAGGTAAAATACTGCAGAAATAAATTTTAGCCGGCCATGAAGAGGTATAAGACAATTCATTATGGATAGCGATAGTACGGTCGGCAGGAAACTCTGTGGATGTATAAAC
It contains:
- a CDS encoding TauD/TfdA family dioxygenase translates to MNMIPQPTKENLPHSLDLEEMGVKDLNTFLQWYEENQETLQDLLNQYGGLLLRDTYIRQDDDFAQFSEIASKGSQLNYASGNSPRSKVLKGVYTSTEFPADRTIAIHNELSYTSSWPAKIYFCSILPAETGGETPLANSRMIYENLPEYIRNEFEQKGVAYIRNLHGGNGVGVSWMDTFETTDPAEAEDMMRNAGMEFRWTDGTDNLWIRDVKDAVITHPVHGCKVWFNQADEFHPSSNGVEMYQAMLTLYGGDTSQFPLYAQFGDGTDIPLEYLDTIRKVIDDCIVTFPWQKGDLLLLDNIMVGHGRRPFTGKRRTLVAMSN